A region from the Algoriphagus machipongonensis genome encodes:
- a CDS encoding IlvD/Edd family dehydratase: MKKKKLRSQDWYGRTGKDGFIYRSWMKNQGFPHHLFEGDKPVIGICNTWSELTPCNAHFRDLAEALKRGIWEAGGFPLEFPVMSLGECSIKPTAMLFRNLASMDVEESIRANPMDGVVLMCGCDKTTPSLVMGAASVDLPTMVLSGGPMLVGRFKGKKIGTSDVWRFAEEFKTGKLSQEDFIEAEAAMSRSVGHCAPMGTASTMAGMVESLGLSLPDNATIPAADSRRKVLAHMTGMRIVEMVNEDLKMSKILTRKAFENSIMVNAALGGSTNFILHLTAIARRIGVELDLKDFDHFSSKIPLIANVQPSGEHWVEDLFYAGGLPAVMKELQKELHTDLITVNGRTIGENIEKAECYDRNLIGSMEKPIKPDSGIAVLKGNLCPSGAVIKPSAATPHLLTHTGRAVVFENIDEYKAKIDDPALDIDENCIMVMKNVGPKGYPGMPEVGNMTLPKKILDKGIKDMVRISDGRMSGTGYGTVILHVSPESAIGGPLALVKNGDLIELNVPARTLNLLISEEEMEKRKAEFEPLKLPYERGYVNLFLDKVNQAHDGVDFDFLQGSSGSEVKRDSH; this comes from the coding sequence ATGAAAAAGAAGAAACTAAGAAGTCAGGATTGGTACGGTAGAACCGGTAAAGATGGATTTATCTATAGATCCTGGATGAAAAACCAGGGTTTCCCTCATCATTTATTTGAAGGGGACAAACCAGTAATCGGAATCTGTAATACCTGGTCTGAACTGACCCCTTGCAACGCACATTTTAGAGATCTTGCCGAAGCCTTAAAAAGAGGCATTTGGGAAGCAGGAGGATTCCCCTTAGAATTCCCTGTCATGTCACTGGGAGAATGCTCTATCAAACCCACCGCCATGCTATTTAGAAATTTAGCAAGTATGGATGTGGAAGAAAGTATTAGAGCCAATCCAATGGATGGTGTGGTATTGATGTGCGGATGTGATAAGACGACTCCTTCTTTAGTAATGGGTGCAGCATCTGTAGACCTTCCTACCATGGTTCTTTCTGGAGGCCCTATGCTGGTGGGAAGATTCAAAGGTAAAAAAATAGGCACCTCAGATGTTTGGCGATTTGCCGAAGAATTTAAAACCGGGAAACTTTCTCAGGAAGATTTTATAGAAGCGGAAGCTGCAATGTCCCGCTCGGTCGGCCACTGTGCCCCGATGGGTACTGCATCCACCATGGCCGGTATGGTAGAATCCCTTGGTTTATCCCTTCCTGATAATGCCACCATTCCTGCTGCGGACTCCAGAAGAAAAGTCTTGGCGCATATGACAGGAATGCGAATTGTCGAGATGGTCAATGAGGATCTCAAAATGAGTAAGATTCTTACCCGTAAAGCCTTTGAAAATTCCATTATGGTAAATGCAGCTTTGGGTGGCTCTACGAACTTTATCTTGCACCTTACGGCCATAGCCAGGAGAATAGGTGTTGAGTTGGATCTGAAAGATTTTGACCATTTTTCATCAAAAATCCCTCTAATCGCCAATGTTCAACCTTCAGGAGAGCATTGGGTAGAAGATCTCTTTTATGCTGGTGGACTTCCGGCAGTGATGAAGGAACTGCAAAAGGAATTGCACACCGACCTTATTACGGTCAATGGAAGAACCATAGGAGAGAATATTGAAAAGGCTGAATGCTATGATAGGAACCTCATCGGTAGCATGGAAAAGCCCATCAAGCCCGACTCTGGGATTGCTGTTTTAAAAGGAAATTTATGTCCCAGCGGTGCCGTAATCAAACCTTCTGCAGCAACTCCACACTTGCTTACACACACAGGCAGAGCAGTAGTTTTTGAAAACATCGATGAATACAAAGCCAAAATCGATGACCCTGCCTTGGACATTGATGAGAACTGCATCATGGTCATGAAAAATGTAGGCCCAAAAGGATACCCCGGAATGCCGGAAGTAGGCAATATGACGCTACCTAAGAAAATCCTGGATAAGGGAATCAAAGACATGGTCAGAATTTCTGACGGCAGAATGAGTGGAACGGGCTATGGCACCGTCATCCTTCATGTTTCCCCAGAATCAGCCATTGGAGGCCCATTGGCTTTGGTGAAAAATGGAGATTTGATAGAATTGAATGTTCCTGCCAGAACCTTAAACCTCTTGATATCTGAGGAGGAAATGGAGAAACGTAAAGCTGAATTTGAACCTTTGAAACTGCCTTATGAAAGAGGGTATGTGAATTTATTCTTGGACAAAGTAAACCAAGCGCATGATGGAGTCGACTTTGATTTCCTTCAGGGGAGTTCTGGTTCAGAGGTAAAAAGAGATTCCCACTAA
- the murA gene encoding UDP-N-acetylglucosamine 1-carboxyvinyltransferase has translation MASFRVKGGNRLKGEIIPQGAKNEALQILCAVLLTPEEVTIHKIPNIRDVNKLIELLSDMGVKVTKLGPESYSFKADEVNLDYLEKEDFLKKASSLRGSVMILGPLLARFGTGKLSKPGGDKIGRRRMDTHFFGFQKLGAKFHYDSKNEIFHIDGKDLKGCYMLLDEASVTGTANIVMAAVMAEGKTTLYNAACEPYLQQLCDMLNRMGAKITGVGSNLLHIEGVDKLGGTEHKMLPDMIEIGSFIGLAAMTQSEITIKDAQVDRLGIIPDTFRRMGIKLEIKGDDIHIPAQKHYEIETFIDGSILTVADAIWPGFTPDLLSIVLVTATQAKGTVLVHQKMFESRLFFVDKLIDMGAQIILCDPHRATVIGLDRKYPLKGIRMTSPDIRAGVSLLIAALSATGTSVIDNIEQIDRGYQNIDERLNALGAEIERLP, from the coding sequence ATGGCATCATTTCGGGTCAAGGGTGGAAACCGTCTGAAAGGTGAAATCATCCCCCAAGGAGCAAAAAACGAAGCCCTACAAATCCTTTGTGCTGTATTACTTACTCCAGAGGAAGTAACAATTCATAAAATTCCCAATATCCGCGATGTCAACAAGCTAATAGAGTTGTTGAGTGATATGGGAGTGAAAGTGACCAAACTAGGTCCAGAGTCTTACTCTTTTAAAGCTGACGAAGTTAATCTTGACTATTTGGAGAAAGAAGATTTCTTAAAGAAAGCTTCTTCCCTACGAGGATCTGTGATGATTTTAGGTCCACTTTTAGCCAGATTTGGTACAGGTAAACTTTCCAAGCCCGGAGGAGACAAAATCGGTCGTCGCAGGATGGACACGCATTTCTTCGGTTTCCAAAAACTCGGAGCTAAATTTCATTACGATTCCAAAAACGAGATTTTCCACATTGATGGAAAAGACCTGAAAGGATGCTACATGCTTCTAGATGAAGCATCTGTGACAGGTACAGCCAATATTGTCATGGCTGCAGTCATGGCAGAAGGAAAAACTACGCTCTACAATGCTGCCTGCGAACCTTACCTTCAACAGCTTTGTGACATGCTCAACCGCATGGGAGCAAAGATCACGGGTGTAGGTTCCAACTTACTTCACATCGAAGGAGTGGATAAATTGGGCGGTACAGAACATAAGATGCTTCCTGATATGATCGAAATTGGATCGTTCATTGGCCTTGCTGCCATGACCCAATCCGAGATCACGATCAAAGACGCGCAAGTAGACCGATTGGGAATTATCCCTGACACGTTCCGTCGAATGGGCATCAAGCTTGAGATTAAGGGAGACGACATCCATATCCCTGCTCAAAAACACTATGAGATAGAAACATTTATTGATGGATCTATCCTTACCGTGGCCGATGCTATTTGGCCTGGCTTTACTCCTGACTTACTTAGTATTGTCTTAGTTACCGCCACGCAAGCAAAAGGTACAGTCCTAGTACACCAAAAGATGTTCGAAAGTCGTTTATTCTTTGTAGATAAATTAATCGACATGGGAGCGCAGATTATTTTATGCGATCCACATAGAGCTACTGTGATTGGTTTGGACAGAAAATATCCTTTGAAAGGGATTCGAATGACCTCTCCTGATATCAGAGCCGGGGTTTCCTTATTGATTGCCGCTTTATCAGCTACAGGCACTTCTGTGATAGATAATATTGAGCAAATCGACCGGGGATATCAAAATATCGATGAACGACTCAATGCCTTGGGAGCAGAAATCGAGAGGTTACCTTAA
- a CDS encoding glycosyltransferase family 61 protein, with protein MEEIYVKRNPPVNLRPEDEKLFLDAYQVSFRVRPIHHLENVAILQDTVFSPSHMSFYATHTHVNSLGPLPLGKRVVYCALKKWRTIPHGIWVKDEWSANYFHWMTDCLPRLWLGLNTGLSDRVILHDSYRHLPYVSQSLELLGIQPTYYQSQENIWVKNLVLTPRTSSFPNFHEDLTKMTRERLSVSPKSTPSRLIYISRKYANKRKTHNEIDVELLMIRHGFEVIYTEKMSLKEQIDLMSETKILVSLHGAALTNMLFLPEGSKVVELRNNGDSDTQCYFNLANALNLPYYYTLNQGDSQDTIMTDFTINLESLEETLNQLKN; from the coding sequence ATGGAGGAAATTTACGTCAAAAGAAATCCACCAGTTAATCTTCGTCCAGAGGACGAAAAATTATTTCTGGATGCTTATCAAGTAAGTTTCCGGGTTCGCCCTATCCATCATTTGGAGAATGTGGCGATCCTGCAGGACACTGTTTTCTCTCCATCCCACATGAGTTTTTATGCCACGCATACGCATGTGAATTCTCTTGGCCCGCTCCCACTTGGTAAAAGGGTGGTGTATTGTGCCTTGAAAAAATGGAGAACCATCCCACATGGGATTTGGGTAAAAGACGAATGGAGTGCTAATTACTTCCATTGGATGACCGATTGCCTTCCAAGGCTTTGGCTAGGGCTTAATACTGGCTTATCCGATCGAGTCATTCTCCATGACTCCTATAGACACCTTCCCTATGTGAGCCAAAGTTTGGAATTGCTGGGCATACAGCCCACCTATTACCAATCTCAGGAAAACATCTGGGTAAAAAATTTAGTCCTTACTCCCAGAACCTCCAGCTTCCCCAATTTTCATGAAGACTTGACCAAAATGACTCGTGAAAGGCTTAGTGTCAGTCCGAAATCTACTCCTTCCCGACTCATTTATATCAGTAGGAAGTATGCTAACAAAAGGAAAACCCACAACGAAATCGATGTGGAGCTCCTGATGATCAGACATGGATTTGAGGTGATTTATACTGAAAAGATGAGTCTAAAAGAACAGATTGACTTGATGTCGGAGACAAAAATATTGGTTTCACTGCATGGAGCTGCTCTTACCAATATGCTTTTCCTTCCTGAAGGGAGCAAAGTAGTTGAACTCAGAAATAATGGAGACTCGGACACGCAATGCTATTTTAATCTGGCAAATGCACTTAACCTCCCCTACTACTACACTCTAAATCAAGGGGATAGCCAAGACACCATCATGACAGATTTCACCATCAATCTTGAGTCTTTGGAAGAAACCTTAAACCAATTGAAAAATTAA
- a CDS encoding SDR family NAD(P)-dependent oxidoreductase, with protein MTARKTAIITGAGQGIGLAIAEKLAAQSINLVLNDLEENLVTEACDKISLQHGVPAIPVGGDASDEKIIDRLIQTAVSNFGSVDILIANAGITLFGDFLSYKREDFLEVTRVNQVGNFFLTQAAAIQMKSQGKGGAILLTSSVTAHQSHENLAAYAMSKAALEMLAKNLVLELAPFGIRVNTIAPGATMTNRTALDPNYEKTWSKLTPLGSPASPEDIASAAAFLVSDASKHITGQTLVVDGGWTSISPSPYE; from the coding sequence ATGACTGCTAGAAAGACTGCGATTATCACGGGCGCTGGACAAGGAATTGGCCTGGCCATAGCAGAAAAATTAGCCGCTCAAAGTATCAACTTAGTACTAAATGATCTGGAGGAAAATCTTGTCACGGAAGCCTGTGATAAAATTTCCCTCCAGCATGGTGTGCCCGCAATCCCCGTAGGTGGAGATGCCAGTGATGAGAAAATCATCGATAGACTCATCCAAACCGCCGTTTCAAATTTTGGCTCAGTAGACATACTCATTGCAAATGCAGGAATTACTTTGTTTGGGGATTTTCTCTCGTACAAAAGGGAAGATTTTTTGGAAGTGACGCGAGTCAATCAAGTTGGGAATTTCTTCCTCACACAGGCTGCAGCAATACAAATGAAGTCTCAGGGCAAGGGAGGGGCGATTCTGCTTACCTCCTCCGTCACGGCACACCAAAGCCATGAAAATCTTGCCGCTTATGCGATGAGTAAAGCAGCTCTTGAGATGCTTGCAAAAAACTTGGTTTTGGAATTAGCTCCTTTTGGTATCCGAGTGAATACCATTGCTCCTGGAGCCACCATGACGAATAGAACAGCCTTGGATCCAAATTATGAAAAAACCTGGTCGAAACTGACTCCTCTTGGAAGTCCTGCTTCACCTGAGGACATCGCCTCGGCAGCAGCTTTTTTGGTTTCCGATGCATCCAAACATATCACGGGTCAAACTTTGGTAGTGGATGGGGGCTGGACGAGTATCAGTCCTTCTCCTTATGAGTAA
- a CDS encoding DUF4290 domain-containing protein, which produces MEQQEPDKQRLILKEYGKNVQSLVDYITSLENRDKRTAGAYTAIEIIKQLNPSLKQENDQKLWDDLYIMSDFKLDVDSPFPMPEKELLGKKPSPIGYPKGEIKFKHYGRNIEKLIENAITIENDEEQEEAIIFIGQLMRSFHTTWNRDNFDDQIILDDIKTLSKGKLHIDLEKVKENGLFESNTRRDFKIPQAQDDRNHKNKRSHNNKRRNNHKKRRN; this is translated from the coding sequence ATGGAGCAACAAGAACCAGACAAACAAAGACTCATTTTGAAAGAATACGGCAAAAACGTTCAAAGCTTGGTAGATTATATCACCAGTCTTGAAAACCGGGATAAGCGCACGGCGGGTGCCTATACTGCAATTGAAATCATCAAACAACTGAATCCTTCCCTTAAACAGGAAAATGATCAGAAACTCTGGGATGATTTATACATCATGTCTGATTTTAAATTGGATGTAGACAGCCCTTTTCCAATGCCTGAAAAGGAACTCTTAGGCAAAAAGCCAAGCCCGATAGGCTACCCAAAAGGTGAGATCAAATTCAAGCATTACGGTAGGAATATCGAGAAGCTGATCGAAAATGCCATCACCATCGAAAACGATGAGGAGCAAGAGGAAGCAATTATTTTTATCGGCCAGTTGATGCGAAGCTTTCACACCACTTGGAACAGGGATAATTTTGATGATCAGATCATCCTAGATGATATCAAGACCCTTTCAAAAGGGAAACTTCATATCGACTTGGAGAAGGTGAAAGAAAATGGACTTTTTGAATCCAATACCCGAAGGGATTTTAAAATTCCACAAGCACAAGACGATCGCAACCATAAAAACAAGCGTTCGCATAACAACAAGAGAAGAAACAACCATAAAAAACGTAGAAATTAA